A part of Rhodamnia argentea isolate NSW1041297 chromosome 8, ASM2092103v1, whole genome shotgun sequence genomic DNA contains:
- the LOC115738078 gene encoding mannose-1-phosphate guanylyltransferase 1-like: MKALILVGGFGTRLRPLTLSVPKPLVDFANKPMILHQIEALKAVGVSEVVLAINYQPEIMLNFLKDFEGKLGIKISCSQETEPLGTAGPLALARDKLLDDSGVPFFVLNGDVISDYPLKEMIEFHKTHGGEASIMVTEVDEPSKYGAVIMEESTGRVEKFVEKPKLFVRNKINAGIFLLNISVLDRIQLRPTSIEKEVFPKIAAENRLYAMVLPGFWMDIGQPRDCITGLKLHLESTRKKSSEKLATGPHIVGNVLVHKTAKIGGGCRIGPDVAIGPGCVVESGVRLSCCTVMRGVRIKKHACISSSIIGWHSTVGQRARVENMTILGEDVHVGDEIYSNGGIVLPHKEIKSSIWKPEIVM, encoded by the exons ATGAAGGCTCTAATTCTTGTTGGCGGATTTGGGACTCGGTTGAGGCCCCTGACGCTTAGTGTCCCCAAGCCACTTGTTGACTTCGCTAACAAGCCCATGATCCTGCATCAG ATAGAGGCACTCAAGGCCGTTGGAGTGAGTGAAGTGGTTTTGGCTATCAATTACCAACCAGAG ATTATGCTGAACTTCTTGAAAGACTTTGAGGGCAAGCTTGGAATTAAGATCTCGTGCTCACAAGAAACTGAGCCACTTGGAACTGCCGGCCCTCTTGCTTTGGCGAGGGACAAGCTGCTGGATGATTCTGGTGTGCCGTTTTTTGTTCTCAACGGTGATGTGATAAGCGATTACCCACTCAAAGAAATGATTGAATTCCACAAAACCCACGGAGGAGAGGCCTCTATAATGGTCACAGAG GTGGATGAGCCATCAAAGTATGGCGCGGTGATCATGGAAGAGTCAACTGGTAGAGTTGAGAAATTTGTGGAAAAGCCAAAACTGTTTGTTCGCAACAAAATTAATGCCGGAATTTTCTTGCTGAACATCTCGGTCCTTGATCGGATCCAACTGAGGCCTACTTCCATCGAGAAGGAGGTTTTCCCCAAGATTGCAGCCGAGAATCGGCTCTACGCGATGGTCTTACCTGGGTTCTGGATGGACATTGGACAGCCGAGGGACTGCATCACAGGGCTGAAACTCCACCTTGAGTCGACCAGAAAGAAGTCGTCAGAGAAATTGGCAACTGGACCCCACATTGTTGGCAACGTCTTGGTACACAAGACCGCTAAGATTGGCGGGGGATGTCGGATTGGTCCCGATGTGGCGATTGGTCCAGGCTGTGTGGTCGAATCGGGAGTTAGACTATCTTGCTGCACAGTGATGCGCGGAGTCCGCATCAAGAAGCATGCTTGCATTTCCAGCAGCATCATAGGATGGCACTCGACGGTCGGGCAGCGGGCCAGGGTGGAAAACATGACTATACTGGGGGAAGATGTCCATGTCGGGGACGAAATATACAGCAACGGAGGCATCGTCCTACCGCACAAGGAGATCAAGTCTAGTATTTGGAAACCAGAGATCGTCATGTGA